CGGCCACCGCCTCTCTGCTGACGGAACTCGACCAGCAGATCAGCCAGGTGGTGCTTGACCGCCAGGATCCGATCACCGGGCTGCTCCCGGCCAGCACCGCCAACACCGTGCACGGCAACTACGGCGATGCCTGGGTGCGCGACGGGGTGTACTCGATCCAGTGCGTGTGGGGGCTGGCCCTGGCCTACCGGCGCCTGCAGGGCCCCTGCCGCCGCGCCTTCGAGCTGGAGCAGCGGGTGCTGCAGCTGATGCGGGGGCTGCTGAACGCCATGCTGCGGCAGGCGGCGAAGGTGGAGCGGTTCAAGCACAGCCTCGACCGCCGTGACGCCCTCCACGCCAAGTACGACACCGGCACCGGGGCGCCCGTGGTGCCGGACGACGGCTGGGGCCACCTGCAGCTCGATGCCACGGCGCTGTTCCTGCTGCAGCTGGCCCAGCTCACCCGCTCCGGGCTGGTGGTGGTGCAGAGCGCCCACGAGCGCGATTTCGTGCAGAACCTCGTGTATTACGTGGCCCGGGCCTACCGGGTGGCCGACTACGGCATCTGGGAGCGGGGGGACAAGGGCAACCATGGCCTGCCGGAGCGCAACGCCAGCTCGATCGGCCTGGTGAAGGCGGCGCTCGAGGCCCTGGAGGACCTCGATCTGTTCGGCCCCCATGGGGACGGCAGCTGCTGCCTGGTGATTCCCCACGACGCCATCGTGCGGCTGCGCCGGGCACTGGACGGGCTGCTGCCCCGTGAGTCCGGCAGCAAGGAGGTGGATGCCGCCTGCCTGTCGGTGATCGGCTATCCGGCCTGGGCCGTGGAGGACCGCGAGCTGGCGGAGCGCACCCGCAACAAGATCCGGGCCGAGCTGGGCGGCGCCTACGGCTACAAGCGCTTCCGCCGGGACGGCCACCAGACGGTGGTGGAAGACCACACCCGCCTCCACTACGAGCGGGAGGAGCTGGCCCAGTTCGAGCACATCGAATGCGAGTGGCCCCTGTTCTGGGCCTACGAGCTGGTGACCGCCTGCTGTGAGGAACGCTGGCAGGAAGCGCGGCAGTGGCGCGGCCGGCTCGCCAGCGTGAGCCTGGTGCAGGACGGCGTGCCCCTGCTGCCGGAGCTGTACCTGGTGCCGCCCGAGGCGGTGGCGCGGGAGCGGCGGCAGCCCGGCAGTCAGCCGCGCCAGCCCAACGACAACGTGCCCCTGCTCTGGACCCAGAGCCTCACCTGGCTCGGGGACCTGCTGCTGGCGGGGCTGATCACGCCCGCCGATCTCGACCCCAGTGGCCGCAGGCTGCCGGCACCGCCGCGGGCCGATCGGGTGCTGGTGGGGCTGGTGCCGGGGAATGGGGCCGTGGCCGAGGCCCTGCACGGCGCGGGCCTGCCCACGAGCCGCAGCCTGGACGCCCCGGATGGGGCGGAGGCCGGAGGCGACACGATCGTGATCCAGGGGTCCCAGTCCCTGGCCCAGCGGCTGGGGCAGGTGGGCGCGAACCGCCGCCTCGGGCTCACCGGTCATCCGCCGGTGCGCATGGAAACCCTGGCCACGGCGCGCCTCTACCGCTGTCCCCAGCCGGGGGGGGAGGACGAGCGGCTGGCCTTCGTGCCGGCCGTGCTGGAGGAGGGCACCTTCTATCTGGCCGATGACGCCGAGCTGCTGGTGGACACCGTGCAGGCCGAACTGCGCATGCTGCAGCGCCAGTGGCGCGGCAGCGGTTCGCCCCTGCTGCTGATCCCGGTGGCGGCGGCGGCCTTCCAGAGCGATCCTGCCCCGTTCCTCACCCTGGGAGCCCAGCTCCTGGCCGGCGAGGTGGGTGGAGTTGCCGTGGAGCTGGCCAGCCTCGACCAGCTGGCCGGGCAGGCCCACTGGGTCACCCTGCCGGCCCGGACGGCAGCCGGGCCGCCGAGTGCTCCCCGCTCGTCGGTGCCGCTGCAGGCCAGCAGCCGCCAGGCCCCGCTCTCCGCCGCCGAGGAGCAGGAACTGGAGCGCGATGACCTCAGCATCGCCGAACTGGCCGACAGGCTCTGGCGCAGCACCTCGCTGGAGGAACAGGCGGAGGTGCTGGAGCAGTTGGTGCTGCGTCTCGGCGGCGAAGCCCTGCTGCAGGGCCCCGAACAGGCCCAGCCGGTGCCGCTGCGCAGCCTGCTCAAGGAGGTGTACCACCGCGCCCTGGCGGAGGCCGACTGGGATGTGGTGCGCCGCACGGCCGGCTGGCTCGGCCTGGTGCATCCCCAGCTGGAGGACGCCCTCACCGACCTGCTCGTGCGCCAGCGCCAGGTGGTGGTGGGCCGCAACTACACCACCGAATCCCTGCTCACCGAGCCCCAGGGGAGTGCCGCGATCGCGGCGATGATCCGGCGCTTCAGCGGCGAGGACAGCCGCGAGTGGATGCTGCAGCAGGAGCTGCTGCTGGCCCTCGACGGCCTGGCACGCCACGAGCCCAGGCTGCTGAGCGGCAGTCTCACGTTGCAGCTGGGGCAGCTGCTGCTGCTGCTCACCAGCGAGCTGGCCGCCGAGGCGGACCTCAGCCCGAGCGAGGCGTTCGAAGCCCTCTGCGGCCAGC
This portion of the Cyanobium sp. NIES-981 genome encodes:
- a CDS encoding glycoside hydrolase family 15 protein, whose product is MADPATASLLTELDQQISQVVLDRQDPITGLLPASTANTVHGNYGDAWVRDGVYSIQCVWGLALAYRRLQGPCRRAFELEQRVLQLMRGLLNAMLRQAAKVERFKHSLDRRDALHAKYDTGTGAPVVPDDGWGHLQLDATALFLLQLAQLTRSGLVVVQSAHERDFVQNLVYYVARAYRVADYGIWERGDKGNHGLPERNASSIGLVKAALEALEDLDLFGPHGDGSCCLVIPHDAIVRLRRALDGLLPRESGSKEVDAACLSVIGYPAWAVEDRELAERTRNKIRAELGGAYGYKRFRRDGHQTVVEDHTRLHYEREELAQFEHIECEWPLFWAYELVTACCEERWQEARQWRGRLASVSLVQDGVPLLPELYLVPPEAVARERRQPGSQPRQPNDNVPLLWTQSLTWLGDLLLAGLITPADLDPSGRRLPAPPRADRVLVGLVPGNGAVAEALHGAGLPTSRSLDAPDGAEAGGDTIVIQGSQSLAQRLGQVGANRRLGLTGHPPVRMETLATARLYRCPQPGGEDERLAFVPAVLEEGTFYLADDAELLVDTVQAELRMLQRQWRGSGSPLLLIPVAAAAFQSDPAPFLTLGAQLLAGEVGGVAVELASLDQLAGQAHWVTLPARTAAGPPSAPRSSVPLQASSRQAPLSAAEEQELERDDLSIAELADRLWRSTSLEEQAEVLEQLVLRLGGEALLQGPEQAQPVPLRSLLKEVYHRALAEADWDVVRRTAGWLGLVHPQLEDALTDLLVRQRQVVVGRNYTTESLLTEPQGSAAIAAMIRRFSGEDSREWMLQQELLLALDGLARHEPRLLSGSLTLQLGQLLLLLTSELAAEADLSPSEAFEALCGQPPHAIRRRLQALMADVEHAKASLKRKEQLHVSGRVHWSVPAPLEELPGGESWLQHRVRLGALGQVPRDFYAGVWELLHHCRGIVIGDKLERRNRLASSPLLSEKTPGEKNFAALVEHLLSKIEAPEYRQLCTETLITLMAFVDANPQVRFEDDLTLDVVIGHAVRVGWQLCHPQIPPEAYNLHKAAAWEAFYDASPAACRRWQLEALRQLTLED